The Paracholeplasma brassicae genome contains a region encoding:
- a CDS encoding 4Fe-4S dicluster domain-containing protein, protein MSKYQLEFKDEYCKGCELCVSQCPVKILELSKERFNQSGYALVDVSDINRCIGCTFCAIICPDSVIKVIKNG, encoded by the coding sequence TTGAGTAAATACCAGTTAGAATTTAAAGATGAGTATTGTAAGGGCTGTGAACTTTGTGTGTCACAATGTCCAGTGAAAATTCTAGAATTATCAAAAGAAAGGTTTAATCAATCGGGCTATGCGTTAGTTGATGTATCTGATATTAATCGTTGTATTGGATGCACCTTTTGCGCAATTATTTGTCCGGATTCTGTGATTAAGGTGATCAAAAATGGCTAA
- a CDS encoding Glu/Leu/Phe/Val family dehydrogenase, whose amino-acid sequence MNDVKVFDLMEKDKYEQVVYFYDKSTGLKGITVIHNTTLGPALGGTRIWNYESEDDALKDCLRLARGMTYKAAAAGLNLGGGKTVLIGDPKIVKSEAYFRGLGRYVQSLNGRYITAEDVNTSTKDMSYVHMETDYVVGLEGKSGNPSPFTALGAFYGIKAALKYRFNNESIENYTFAVQGAGQTGYYLINYLLNAGAKKIYFSEINESHIARMKKEHPEVIYVEPKDIFTLDVDVFCPCALGGVLNDETIKVLKAPIIAGTANNVLLDEQTHGNALLDKGILYAPDFVINAGGLINVYYELNDYTKEKVEHDIKLIYDRLIQVFDISKNQNIPTQLAAKVFAKNRIESVRNLHDNYIKR is encoded by the coding sequence ATGAACGACGTTAAGGTTTTTGATTTAATGGAAAAAGACAAGTATGAACAAGTGGTTTATTTTTATGACAAATCAACGGGTTTAAAAGGGATTACGGTGATTCATAATACGACGCTTGGACCAGCCCTTGGTGGAACAAGAATTTGGAACTATGAATCAGAAGATGATGCATTAAAAGATTGCTTACGATTAGCTAGAGGCATGACTTACAAAGCGGCTGCAGCAGGGTTAAATTTAGGTGGGGGAAAAACCGTGTTAATCGGTGACCCTAAAATTGTCAAGTCTGAGGCCTACTTTAGAGGGTTAGGTCGTTACGTTCAAAGCTTAAATGGCAGATACATAACGGCTGAGGATGTCAATACCTCAACAAAAGACATGAGTTATGTTCATATGGAGACGGATTACGTTGTTGGGCTGGAAGGTAAATCAGGTAACCCATCACCATTTACTGCACTCGGGGCTTTTTATGGAATTAAAGCGGCACTTAAGTATCGGTTTAACAATGAGTCAATCGAGAATTATACGTTTGCAGTACAAGGTGCAGGACAAACGGGTTATTATTTGATTAATTACTTATTAAACGCAGGTGCGAAAAAAATATACTTCTCAGAAATCAATGAATCACACATCGCTCGTATGAAAAAAGAACACCCAGAGGTAATATATGTTGAGCCAAAAGATATTTTTACACTGGATGTTGATGTGTTTTGCCCATGTGCACTTGGTGGTGTGCTAAACGACGAAACAATCAAGGTGCTTAAAGCACCAATTATTGCTGGTACCGCTAATAATGTGCTACTTGACGAGCAAACGCACGGTAATGCATTATTAGATAAAGGCATCCTTTATGCACCAGATTTTGTGATAAATGCCGGCGGATTAATCAATGTATATTATGAACTCAATGACTATACCAAAGAAAAAGTTGAACATGACATTAAGTTAATCTACGACCGATTGATTCAAGTATTTGATATATCTAAAAACCAAAACATACCGACACAATTGGCCGCTAAGGTCTTCGCTAAAAATCGAATTGAATCGGTGCGTAATCTTCACGATAATTACATAAAAAGGTAG
- the msrA gene encoding peptide-methionine (S)-S-oxide reductase MsrA translates to MKQIVLAGGCFWGVEAYFRDVKGVTDTDVGYANGNYRNPSYEEVCNGKATHAEATLVVYDESKTNLVTLLEHFFRIINPHTINRQGNDIGVQYRTGIYYENNEDQLIAESFIAELQKNDPKKITVSVEPLRHFDLAEDYHQDYLVKKPNGYCHINLGLLQADEKNETK, encoded by the coding sequence ATGAAACAAATAGTATTAGCAGGTGGCTGCTTTTGGGGTGTAGAAGCCTATTTTAGAGATGTAAAAGGGGTGACAGACACCGACGTTGGTTACGCAAATGGGAATTACAGAAACCCTTCTTATGAAGAAGTTTGTAATGGAAAAGCGACTCATGCAGAAGCGACTTTAGTTGTCTATGACGAATCAAAAACGAATTTAGTGACCTTACTAGAGCATTTCTTTCGAATCATCAATCCACACACGATTAATCGACAAGGAAATGATATCGGTGTACAATATCGAACAGGGATTTATTACGAAAACAACGAAGACCAATTGATTGCCGAATCGTTTATCGCAGAGTTACAAAAAAACGACCCAAAGAAAATCACGGTTTCTGTTGAACCATTGAGGCATTTTGATTTGGCTGAGGATTATCATCAAGACTATTTAGTTAAAAAACCAAATGGTTACTGCCACATTAATTTAGGCTTACTTCAAGCGGACGAAAAAAATGAAACGAAGTAA
- the aspS gene encoding aspartate--tRNA ligase — MKYTHHNNELNRSHLGMSVYLKGWVAKTRNLGGLIFIDLRDKNGITQLVVLPENSNYDTATRLKSEYVIEAKGKVIERQSKNKNISTGEIEIEVTELIILNEAEMTPIGISHEDNASEEVRLKYRYLDLRRPVMQNYLLKRSQITQAIRESLLEQAFNEFETPILGKSTPEGARDFLVPSRIYPGEFYALPQSPQIYKQLYMVAGFERYFQIARCFRDEDLRADRQLEFTQIDVEASFLTETEIQAVIERTLAHTFKKVLNHEIELPIRKMPYDEAIRSYGSDKPDLRFDLKLQSYNDLLDPLQIPLFADKVVRGFVFNEAEKLTRKELDKLTLLVKKNHADALAFVKLINNELSGSIAKFIANKDAFIEQTNLKEGDILLLVSSSNYEKTSNAAGVLRKEIGESFGLANPNQFEFVWIVDWPLFEFDEENNRFVALHHPFTAPKEHQKHLMKENPKAVMAQAYDIVLNGYEIGGGSIRIHESSIQQTMFEVLGLEKEVIEDRFGFLVGALKYGTPPHGGLALGLDRIVMLMTNTKNIKDVIAFPKTQSARDLMMQAPSGVDSKQLDELKIDFKK, encoded by the coding sequence ATGAAATACACACATCACAACAATGAATTAAATCGATCACACTTAGGTATGTCGGTCTATTTAAAAGGTTGGGTTGCAAAGACTCGCAACCTAGGTGGCCTTATATTCATTGATTTAAGAGATAAAAATGGCATTACACAATTAGTCGTGCTACCTGAAAACAGTAATTATGACACCGCGACGCGATTAAAATCAGAATACGTGATTGAGGCCAAAGGTAAAGTCATTGAGCGTCAATCGAAAAACAAGAATATTTCGACCGGTGAAATTGAGATTGAAGTCACTGAATTAATTATTCTAAACGAAGCTGAAATGACACCGATTGGTATTTCACACGAAGATAACGCCTCAGAAGAAGTACGTCTTAAGTATCGCTATCTTGACTTACGTCGACCAGTCATGCAAAACTACCTACTCAAACGTTCCCAAATCACACAAGCCATTAGAGAATCACTACTAGAACAAGCATTTAATGAATTTGAAACGCCAATATTGGGTAAATCAACGCCAGAAGGCGCAAGAGATTTTTTAGTGCCTTCACGAATTTATCCGGGTGAGTTTTATGCGCTGCCTCAGTCGCCACAAATCTATAAACAATTGTATATGGTCGCTGGATTTGAACGCTACTTTCAAATTGCTCGTTGTTTTAGAGACGAAGACTTAAGGGCGGATAGACAACTAGAATTCACCCAAATTGACGTTGAGGCATCGTTCTTAACGGAAACAGAAATTCAAGCTGTGATTGAACGTACGCTTGCTCACACGTTTAAAAAGGTACTCAATCATGAAATAGAATTACCAATTCGAAAAATGCCTTACGATGAAGCCATTCGCAGTTATGGTTCAGATAAGCCTGACTTACGTTTTGACTTAAAGCTACAATCCTATAACGATTTACTAGACCCACTTCAAATCCCACTGTTTGCTGATAAAGTCGTTCGTGGATTTGTCTTTAATGAAGCAGAAAAATTAACCAGAAAAGAATTAGATAAACTGACGTTATTGGTCAAGAAAAACCACGCGGATGCGTTAGCATTTGTGAAGCTTATTAATAACGAACTAAGTGGTTCAATTGCTAAGTTTATCGCAAATAAAGACGCATTTATCGAACAAACCAATTTAAAAGAGGGCGATATTTTACTATTAGTCTCTTCTAGTAACTATGAAAAAACATCAAATGCCGCCGGTGTGCTTAGAAAAGAAATCGGTGAATCCTTTGGACTTGCCAATCCAAATCAGTTTGAATTTGTTTGGATTGTTGATTGGCCACTCTTTGAGTTTGATGAAGAAAACAACCGCTTCGTTGCACTACATCACCCGTTTACAGCACCAAAAGAGCACCAAAAACACTTAATGAAAGAAAACCCTAAAGCGGTCATGGCACAAGCTTATGATATCGTCTTAAATGGGTATGAGATTGGTGGTGGATCGATACGTATTCATGAATCATCGATTCAACAAACGATGTTTGAAGTCTTAGGTCTTGAAAAAGAAGTGATTGAAGATCGCTTTGGGTTCTTAGTGGGTGCACTAAAATATGGCACACCACCACATGGTGGTCTTGCGCTTGGACTTGACCGAATCGTGATGCTAATGACGAACACTAAGAACATTAAAGACGTCATCGCATTTCCAAAGACTCAATCAGCAAGAGACCTGATGATGCAAGCACCGAGTGGTGTCGATAGTAAGCAATTAGATGAACTAAAAATTGATTTTAAAAAGTAA
- the hisS gene encoding histidine--tRNA ligase, which translates to MAVNKAKGTYDVLPSESFKWQALEHKIREITAQFNYLEIRTPIFEYSEVFHRQNELSDMVTKETYNFKDKGDRNLTLRPEGTAGVIRSFVENKLYVNDPLSKMYYIGPNFRYERPQKGRFRQFVQFGVEAVGSNDPMLDAEVIELAYHFIQSLGLKGVSVRINTLGDQASRKMFQDALKAHFEPVKHELCADCQNRIDKNPLRILDCKVDHRHEKVVNAPTPVMYLTEASKNYFDAVKRYLDQNDVKYVLADRLVRGLDYYEHTVFEIEAEIEGFGAQNVLGGGGRYQNLVKELGGPDLPGIGFAFGMERLLDALTQENIVFYEEQRLDVFGIAIDETHRSYLSQTLSLLRKEGYRATMDFNGKNFKTQLKNGLKTNARYLIIIGEDEYATNSVSLKDTTTQEQVKLSKDELINYLKEMRR; encoded by the coding sequence ATGGCAGTAAATAAAGCCAAAGGCACGTACGATGTCTTACCAAGCGAATCATTTAAATGGCAAGCACTTGAACATAAAATTAGAGAAATCACAGCACAATTTAATTATTTAGAAATAAGAACACCAATTTTTGAATATTCTGAAGTCTTTCACCGTCAAAATGAATTATCCGATATGGTAACAAAAGAAACGTATAATTTTAAAGACAAAGGGGATAGAAACTTAACCCTAAGACCAGAAGGCACGGCCGGTGTGATAAGAAGCTTTGTTGAAAATAAGCTCTACGTCAACGACCCACTTTCAAAAATGTATTATATTGGACCAAATTTTAGATATGAACGCCCACAAAAAGGTCGTTTTAGACAGTTTGTTCAGTTTGGCGTTGAGGCGGTTGGTTCAAACGATCCGATGTTAGATGCCGAAGTCATTGAACTTGCATACCACTTCATTCAATCCCTTGGTTTAAAAGGGGTATCTGTTCGAATCAATACCCTTGGTGACCAAGCCTCAAGAAAAATGTTTCAAGATGCTTTAAAGGCACATTTTGAACCGGTCAAACACGAATTATGTGCCGATTGTCAAAATCGTATCGATAAGAACCCACTTCGAATTTTAGATTGTAAAGTCGATCATCGACATGAAAAAGTCGTTAATGCACCAACGCCTGTGATGTATTTGACAGAAGCTTCTAAAAACTATTTTGATGCAGTTAAACGCTATCTAGATCAAAACGATGTGAAATATGTCTTGGCCGATCGTTTGGTTCGCGGTCTTGACTATTACGAACACACGGTGTTTGAGATTGAAGCAGAAATCGAAGGATTTGGTGCTCAAAATGTGCTTGGTGGTGGTGGAAGATACCAAAATCTAGTCAAAGAACTCGGTGGACCGGACTTACCAGGCATTGGTTTTGCTTTTGGTATGGAACGTTTATTAGACGCTTTAACACAAGAAAATATTGTCTTTTACGAAGAACAACGCTTAGACGTATTTGGCATTGCAATTGATGAAACACATCGTTCATATTTAAGTCAAACACTTTCTTTACTTCGAAAAGAAGGTTATCGCGCAACGATGGATTTCAATGGTAAGAATTTTAAAACCCAACTCAAAAACGGATTAAAAACGAATGCTCGTTATTTAATCATCATTGGCGAAGATGAGTACGCGACCAACAGCGTCAGTCTAAAAGACACAACCACACAAGAACAAGTCAAATTAAGCAAAGACGAATTGATTAATTACTTAAAAGAAATGAGAAGATAA
- a CDS encoding RluA family pseudouridine synthase: MKKIVFNISNEEVNQRLDVVLTNNLEQMSRSQIKKIFDKGNVLLDNQPIKASYQSKFDDEITIFIEDEVKYDLEPIDLGIEVIYEDDDVAVINKPQGLVVHPSVSFKEKTLINGIKFLFNDQLSTLNGDLRPGIVHRIDKDTSGLLMIAKNDFAHEELVKQLQVHSIKRVYEAICYGEFKETSGTISAPIGRDEINRLKMAVTDTGKTAVTHFSILERFNGFTFVQCELETGRTHQIRVHMSYINHPLVGDVTYGPKKAIGQTGQYLHAKEIGFNHPRTGEFMSFTKERPENFNTYLEKLRDEN, from the coding sequence ATGAAAAAAATAGTATTTAATATTTCAAATGAAGAAGTGAATCAACGACTCGACGTGGTTTTAACGAATAACCTGGAACAAATGAGTCGAAGTCAAATTAAAAAAATCTTCGATAAGGGTAACGTGTTATTAGACAATCAACCCATTAAAGCGAGTTATCAAAGCAAATTTGATGATGAGATTACAATATTCATTGAAGATGAAGTTAAGTATGACCTAGAACCAATTGATCTTGGCATCGAAGTCATTTATGAAGATGATGATGTCGCAGTTATCAACAAACCACAAGGACTAGTGGTACACCCATCGGTCAGCTTTAAAGAAAAAACGCTTATCAACGGCATCAAATTTTTATTTAACGATCAATTATCGACACTTAATGGGGATTTAAGACCTGGTATCGTGCATCGAATTGATAAAGATACCTCGGGTTTATTAATGATAGCTAAGAACGATTTTGCCCACGAAGAACTTGTAAAACAACTACAAGTGCACTCGATTAAACGCGTTTATGAAGCCATTTGTTACGGTGAATTTAAGGAAACTTCTGGAACGATTAGCGCACCAATTGGAAGAGACGAAATCAACCGACTTAAGATGGCAGTGACCGACACAGGCAAAACCGCCGTGACGCACTTTTCGATTTTAGAACGGTTTAACGGGTTCACGTTTGTTCAGTGTGAACTTGAAACAGGTAGAACACATCAAATTCGTGTTCATATGAGTTACATCAACCACCCTCTCGTTGGCGATGTCACCTATGGTCCTAAAAAAGCGATTGGTCAAACGGGGCAGTATTTACATGCCAAAGAAATTGGATTTAACCATCCGAGGACAGGTGAATTTATGTCTTTTACGAAAGAAAGACCAGAGAATTTTAATACCTACCTTGAGAAATTAAGAGATGAAAACTAA
- the lspA gene encoding signal peptidase II has product MIIGVILIISIVILDHLSKLWIVYNVAHSVGRITIIDGFFQIVQHHNYGVAWGQMQNNFLVLYIIPIIALAAFIYMFRSVNFKTKWFYSTAITLFIGGTIGNYIDRVFRGYVVDFLDFNIFGYDFPTFNVADMALTAGVIAFAIDAFFFEHKRNEKIDEKNSI; this is encoded by the coding sequence ATGATTATAGGTGTTATTCTAATTATTAGTATTGTTATTTTGGATCATTTATCCAAACTTTGGATTGTTTATAACGTCGCGCACAGCGTCGGTAGAATTACAATAATTGATGGATTTTTTCAAATTGTTCAGCATCATAATTATGGTGTGGCATGGGGTCAAATGCAGAATAATTTTCTGGTCTTATACATTATTCCGATCATCGCACTAGCTGCGTTTATCTATATGTTTCGATCGGTAAATTTCAAGACAAAATGGTTTTATTCGACTGCAATCACACTATTTATTGGTGGAACCATCGGAAACTACATTGATCGGGTTTTTCGTGGGTATGTGGTCGATTTTTTAGATTTTAATATTTTTGGTTATGATTTTCCAACGTTTAACGTTGCAGATATGGCATTAACTGCCGGAGTGATTGCTTTTGCAATTGATGCTTTTTTCTTTGAGCATAAGAGGAATGAGAAAATAGATGAAAAAAATAGTATTTAA
- a CDS encoding S16 family serine protease produces the protein MYKYIVEHKKTLRWALIGYAFLIALLITPLNYQLTAPGHIKSVENQISIENTDEMPQIHTVYVITLPKVTLFQAWISRYFDYFTLLPMTSSTIQPKDQFDIGQLQEELSYQYAIINAYKEAAKIDQGITVDEKLKGYVVSYKSSDSALRIGDLIQTIDGVSFESLPYEEWIKLVDGKLEVEVEVTRDGITKSMRIKRNLTTNRFGFSLEPYYEINTTPSYIKNYQNDFVGGPSGGLMQSIYIYCQLLNLDLDSLLIAGTGTISLNGMIGEIGGIKQKMWTVHQSKVVDVFYVGKENYTEALNTYNQLNNPSFELVEVGEFSEAIFDLQKRLS, from the coding sequence ATGTACAAATACATTGTCGAACATAAAAAGACATTGAGATGGGCTTTGATTGGCTATGCATTTTTGATTGCTTTATTGATAACCCCACTCAATTATCAATTGACTGCACCAGGACACATAAAATCGGTTGAAAATCAAATTTCAATTGAAAACACCGATGAAATGCCTCAAATACATACGGTTTATGTGATTACTCTGCCGAAAGTAACATTGTTTCAAGCCTGGATTAGCCGCTATTTTGACTATTTTACGCTTTTGCCAATGACGTCATCTACAATTCAGCCGAAAGATCAATTTGATATCGGGCAGCTTCAAGAAGAATTAAGCTATCAGTACGCGATAATCAATGCTTACAAAGAAGCTGCTAAAATTGATCAAGGTATTACGGTAGATGAAAAACTCAAAGGGTATGTGGTTTCTTATAAATCAAGTGATTCAGCACTAAGGATTGGCGATTTAATTCAAACAATCGATGGGGTTTCTTTTGAGTCACTACCCTATGAAGAATGGATAAAATTAGTTGATGGTAAGTTAGAAGTTGAAGTCGAAGTTACACGAGACGGAATTACGAAATCAATGCGTATCAAACGAAATCTAACGACCAATCGCTTTGGCTTTAGCTTAGAGCCTTACTATGAGATTAACACAACACCAAGTTATATAAAAAACTACCAAAATGATTTTGTCGGTGGCCCCTCTGGTGGTCTTATGCAATCCATTTACATCTATTGTCAACTGCTTAACTTAGATTTAGATTCGCTTTTAATCGCTGGAACAGGCACGATATCATTAAATGGAATGATTGGCGAAATTGGTGGTATTAAACAAAAAATGTGGACAGTTCATCAGTCAAAAGTAGTCGATGTTTTCTATGTAGGAAAAGAAAATTATACCGAGGCGTTAAACACCTACAATCAACTGAATAATCCGTCATTTGAACTTGTGGAAGTAGGTGAATTCAGTGAAGCTATTTTTGACTTACAAAAACGCTTATCTTAG
- the vorB gene encoding 3-methyl-2-oxobutanoate dehydrogenase subunit VorB — protein sequence MAKQFLKGNEAIALAAIKADIDAFFGYPITPQNEVPEYLSTLLPQHNKVFVQAESEVAAINMVYGAAGCGKRVMTSSSSVGIALKQEGISYLSGAELPCVIVSVMRGGPGLGGIQPSQADYYQAVKGGGNGDYQTIVYAPSNIQETVDLLVNGFDVAEKYRNPVMILIDGLIAQMIEAVDMDKPYKRPPFKNDFETIGTKYHGDRRVVNSLLLNPSLLEEHNLHLQKKYEIAKKEEVLVDYKDIEKADYVIVCYGTVSRIAKSAIKELTELGYLVGLIRPITLWPFPTEIFSKINPNAKGILVTELSLGQMLDDVLIANKNRFKVAFYGRTGGMVMNPEEIRDAIINFDKWVIK from the coding sequence ATGGCTAAACAATTTCTAAAAGGTAATGAGGCAATTGCTTTAGCAGCTATTAAGGCTGACATCGATGCCTTTTTTGGTTATCCAATTACACCACAAAATGAGGTACCTGAGTATTTAAGCACCTTACTACCTCAACACAATAAAGTATTTGTGCAAGCAGAATCAGAAGTTGCAGCAATCAATATGGTCTATGGTGCTGCGGGATGTGGTAAGCGTGTGATGACATCGAGTTCATCCGTTGGGATTGCGTTAAAACAAGAAGGAATCAGTTATCTTTCAGGGGCTGAATTGCCGTGTGTTATCGTTTCAGTCATGAGGGGTGGCCCTGGTCTTGGTGGCATTCAACCATCGCAAGCAGACTATTATCAAGCGGTTAAAGGTGGCGGAAATGGTGACTACCAAACCATTGTGTATGCGCCTTCAAACATACAAGAAACCGTCGATTTATTAGTCAATGGGTTTGATGTGGCAGAAAAATATCGAAACCCCGTGATGATCTTAATTGATGGCCTCATTGCTCAAATGATTGAAGCAGTGGATATGGACAAACCCTATAAACGACCGCCTTTTAAAAATGATTTCGAGACGATTGGTACGAAATATCACGGGGATAGACGCGTGGTTAACAGTTTACTCTTAAATCCTAGTCTACTAGAAGAACACAACCTTCACCTTCAAAAAAAATACGAAATAGCAAAAAAAGAAGAAGTTTTAGTGGATTATAAAGACATTGAAAAAGCAGACTACGTTATCGTCTGTTACGGAACCGTGTCTCGAATTGCTAAATCAGCGATAAAAGAATTAACTGAACTAGGCTATTTAGTAGGTTTAATTAGACCAATCACGCTTTGGCCTTTTCCAACGGAAATCTTCTCTAAGATTAATCCAAATGCAAAGGGTATTCTCGTAACAGAACTTAGTTTAGGTCAAATGCTTGATGACGTATTAATTGCTAATAAAAACC
- a CDS encoding deoxycytidylate deaminase: MKRSNYISWDQYFMGVAMLSEKRSKDPNTQVGACIVNQDKRIVGIGYNGFPQKLNDDDFPWEKDGEFEDTKYPYVVHAEANAILNATQNLKGATIYVTLFPCHECVKLIIQSGITELVYASSKYNGTPSDIAAKRMLDKADITYRQCQEVKVTLE, translated from the coding sequence ATGAAACGAAGTAATTATATTTCTTGGGATCAGTATTTTATGGGTGTGGCTATGTTATCTGAGAAACGATCAAAAGATCCAAACACTCAAGTTGGTGCTTGCATTGTCAACCAAGACAAACGCATTGTTGGTATTGGTTATAATGGGTTTCCTCAAAAATTGAACGACGATGACTTTCCCTGGGAAAAAGACGGAGAATTTGAAGACACAAAATACCCTTACGTCGTTCATGCAGAAGCAAATGCCATCTTAAATGCAACCCAAAACCTAAAAGGTGCAACCATTTACGTCACGCTTTTTCCATGTCATGAATGCGTCAAGTTAATCATTCAAAGCGGCATTACTGAACTTGTTTATGCGTCCTCAAAATACAATGGAACACCATCGGATATTGCCGCCAAGCGCATGCTTGATAAAGCAGACATTACGTATCGTCAATGTCAAGAAGTAAAGGTAACGCTTGAGTAA
- a CDS encoding AI-2E family transporter, with protein MKNKVNGRYINILLVMLIILVTYVLSPLWSTILRKVFLTFLPILIAFSLAFILNPIVSFLEKKAKLPRIVSILGLYVSIISLVLFIIFGLVKPAVGSLANLSIGLENLLDQVGKILNIDTSGIAVQLGDVLEKVYVSIFNFFTATGESAEDVIGVVISGAVVVIVGIIFLMNFNQIISKTADFLKTKEDPTIYLYVRNLYRELTNYLSAEIIIAGIQFVEYTTLFLLIGIFNPAYLEVAFVLGFTAAIFSLVPYFGGYLSSAFMILLGLSLPYAFYSFIPIGVFMLIFPNLDAYVINPMIYKKQMKLNPILSISAILLGQTMFGIIGVIISIPLVLVLNVTFDFYKMPIKAKLKQFKDSL; from the coding sequence ATGAAAAATAAGGTAAATGGGCGTTACATAAACATCCTATTAGTGATGTTAATTATATTGGTTACCTACGTATTAAGCCCACTGTGGAGTACGATACTTCGCAAGGTTTTTCTAACGTTTTTACCAATATTAATCGCATTTTCATTGGCTTTCATTTTAAATCCGATTGTTAGCTTTTTAGAAAAGAAAGCGAAACTTCCACGAATTGTTAGCATTCTTGGTCTTTATGTATCGATCATTAGTTTGGTTTTATTCATTATTTTTGGATTGGTTAAGCCTGCCGTCGGCAGTTTGGCAAATTTATCGATTGGTTTAGAGAACTTATTAGACCAAGTTGGAAAAATCCTAAATATTGATACAAGTGGCATTGCAGTTCAATTAGGTGATGTTCTTGAGAAGGTTTATGTGTCGATATTTAACTTTTTCACAGCCACCGGTGAGTCTGCTGAAGACGTCATTGGTGTGGTGATAAGTGGTGCGGTTGTTGTCATTGTTGGGATCATTTTCTTAATGAATTTTAATCAAATTATTTCAAAAACAGCGGATTTCTTAAAAACTAAGGAAGATCCGACCATTTATTTATATGTAAGAAATTTGTATCGTGAACTGACTAATTACCTATCAGCAGAAATAATTATTGCTGGCATTCAGTTTGTTGAATACACGACCTTATTCTTATTAATTGGAATTTTCAATCCGGCATACTTAGAAGTAGCCTTTGTATTGGGGTTTACAGCAGCGATTTTTTCATTAGTCCCTTATTTTGGCGGTTATTTATCGTCTGCTTTTATGATTTTACTCGGTTTAAGTTTACCATACGCATTTTACTCATTTATTCCAATTGGCGTTTTCATGCTAATTTTCCCGAATTTAGATGCGTATGTCATCAATCCTATGATCTATAAGAAACAGATGAAGTTAAATCCGATTTTATCGATTTCTGCAATTTTATTAGGTCAAACGATGTTCGGAATAATTGGTGTCATTATCTCAATCCCACTTGTATTGGTTTTAAACGTAACCTTTGATTTTTATAAGATGCCGATTAAGGCAAAACTAAAACAGTTCAAAGACTCGTTATAG
- a CDS encoding GNAT family N-acetyltransferase codes for MRTTKLPTIELSLVTLRSIQKKDFKDFFEFGKDKETTEFLTWGPFKTLKDAKTMLKYIYFKRQQRNEPIGYAIVSKETSKMIGTIEYHTFNHKGNSCEIGYVLHKDYWKKGIMTEALQKVTQIGFEVLDLDKLVIKHLRENIGSKKVILKNGYKLVAIYEKQHFHTKTGQYHDVFVYEHWKK; via the coding sequence ATGAGAACAACAAAATTGCCGACAATTGAACTAAGTCTTGTGACTTTAAGAAGCATTCAAAAAAAAGACTTTAAAGACTTTTTTGAGTTTGGAAAAGACAAAGAAACAACTGAATTCTTAACTTGGGGGCCGTTTAAAACCTTAAAAGACGCAAAAACGATGTTAAAATACATTTATTTTAAACGTCAACAACGAAATGAGCCCATCGGCTATGCAATTGTTTCAAAAGAAACTAGCAAAATGATTGGAACGATTGAATATCATACGTTTAATCACAAAGGCAATTCATGTGAAATCGGTTATGTACTTCATAAAGACTACTGGAAAAAAGGAATTATGACAGAAGCATTACAAAAAGTCACTCAAATCGGCTTTGAGGTGCTTGACTTAGACAAGTTGGTTATCAAGCACCTAAGAGAAAACATTGGATCAAAAAAAGTCATCTTGAAAAATGGTTATAAGTTAGTTGCCATTTATGAGAAACAGCATTTTCACACAAAAACAGGCCAATACCATGACGTTTTCGTTTATGAACATTGGAAGAAATAG